The genomic DNA CCCTCAATTTTGTCAGTAAAACGCCCTATTACTTTATATTTACCCAAACACTTTTCACTTCTGTATAATTATCAAGCGCATATGAACCTAATTCGCGGCCAATACCAGATTGTTTGTATCCACCAAATGGTGCAGCTGCATTTTCTAAGTTATAATCATTAATCCACACTGTTCCTGCTTTTAATTTATTTGCCACTTGATGACCCGTTTTGATATTTTGCGTCCATACACCCGCAGCAAGGCCATAAGATGAGTTGTTCGCTCGTTCAATTACTTCTTCTGTCGAATCAAATGGAAGTACAACAACAACTGGTCCAAATATTTCTTCCTTAACGATTGTCATATCGTCTGTAACGTCTGTGAATACAGTTGGCTTAACGAAATAACCTTTTTCAAGCGCACGTTCACCACCAGCCGCAACTGTAGCACCTTCTTTCTTCCCTTGCTCAATGTAATTTAACACACGCTCTTGTTGTTTCTTAGATACGAGTGGACCCATCTCCGTTCCTTTCTCCATACCTGCTCCAAGTTTTACGTTGTTCGCCATTTTCACAAGTGCATCTACTACAGTTTCATAATGTTTACGATGAACAAATACACGTGATCCTGCGCTACAATTTTGACCGTGATTATACATAATACCTTGGAATGCACCACTAATTGCTTCTTCCAAGTCCGCATCTTCTAAAATGATATTTGGTGATTTGCCGCCAAGCTCTAACGTTACATGCTTAATCATTTCTGCAGACTGACGCATAATATACTTTCCTGTAACAGTAGATCCTGTAAAAGCAACTTTATCAATGTCATGATGATTTACAATTGCCGCTCCTGCTTCAGGACCAAAGCCTGGTACAAAGTTTACAA from Bacillus cereus G9842 includes the following:
- a CDS encoding aldehyde dehydrogenase family protein is translated as MLKTNIELKPKVEAFLNEEIKMFINGEFVSAIGGKTFETYNPATEDVLAVVCEAQEEDIDAAVKAARSAFKSGPWAEMTTAERSHLIYKLADLIEEHREELAQLEALDNGKPYQVALEDDISATVENYRYYAGWATKIIGQTIPISKDYLNYTRHEPVGVVGQIIPWNFPLVMSSWKMGAALATGCTIVLKPAEQTPLSLLYTAKLFKEAGFPNGVVNFVPGFGPEAGAAIVNHHDIDKVAFTGSTVTGKYIMRQSAEMIKHVTLELGGKSPNIILEDADLEEAISGAFQGIMYNHGQNCSAGSRVFVHRKHYETVVDALVKMANNVKLGAGMEKGTEMGPLVSKKQQERVLNYIEQGKKEGATVAAGGERALEKGYFVKPTVFTDVTDDMTIVKEEIFGPVVVVLPFDSTEEVIERANNSSYGLAAGVWTQNIKTGHQVANKLKAGTVWINDYNLENAAAPFGGYKQSGIGRELGSYALDNYTEVKSVWVNIK